The sequence TGGCGAGTTCGTTCAGGGCTGTCCGTCTCGGCCGTGGGAGCGTGAAAGGGCCCGGGTGGGCTGCCTGGGTGCAAGGCAGCCCACCCGGGCCGTGAGAGCCGAGGCAAGTGCGTCAGGAGTCGTGGGGGTCGCTGTCCGGGTCCGGACGCATCCAGCACCACTGCTCCAGCTCGTAGGCGGCCAGCGCGCACAGCGGGATCTGGTGGCGCTGTCCGTACGGGTCTTCGACGGTGAGCTGGTCGGTGTCCCGGCGGATGATGACCAGCAGGGCGGGGGCCGGTTCGGTGACGTCGGAGCGCAGTGCCCATCCCTGGCCGGGCTCTGCCAGCAGCCACGGGTCCCCGGCGAGGACGCCTTCGCAGACGATCCGGTACGCGACGGTCTCCGGCAGCAGATCGTCCGTCATCAGTTCGCGGACCAGAGGCTGAATGACGCGGGCGGCACGCTCGGGGCCGATGAGACGGTCAACGATGGAGAGCGTGCTCATGGGCGGGTTCCTTCCTCGATGGCGGCATGTGCTCATGGGCCGATGGGAGGCGGGGCGAGGGGATCTCGCCCCGCCTCCCGGCTGCTGGCACGGCGGGGCCGGTGGGTGCGGGGTGGGGGAGTTGGAGGTGCTGTGCGAGGGCGTGGCGGGCGGTCAGGTCGTGGGTGGGGTCGTGGATGAACGCGGCGACCGCGGCCATGTGGCCGCGCAGGCGCTGGAGTTCGTCTTCGGCGATGCGCAGGAGCTCCGGGGCGGTTGTTGCCCGGGCAGCGCGTGTGGTCATCTCGTGGGGCCTCCCTCGTGAGGGCGGTGGTGGGGCGTGCCGGTGCTGTGGTGGCGAGGCGCGCCCCACGTGTGTGAACAGGGGTGGCAGCCGGGGCAGCCGGGCGCGTGGCCGGCGGCTGCCCCGGGCCGGTCAGAGGGGCGGGCCGGTCAGGCCTGGAGGTGCAGCAGTTCGCGGTTGCGCTGCTGTTGGCCGGGGGTGAGCGGCTCGCGCCAGGGCTGGTAGTGGCTGGTCCACATGGGGCTCGCGGCCGGTACCGGGTCGGGGGCCGGCGGGCGTGCCTGGTTGCGGCGGGCGCGGTCGCGGTCGGCCGCTGCGACAACGCCGACCCAGTCGAGTCCGTGCCGGATCTGGAGGCGGCGGCGCAGCCCGGCTCGGTCCCAGGAGGTGGTGGCAGCCCAGATGCCGGTGGGGGTCAGTTTCGGGTTGGCGAGCGCCCACTTGAGGCAGCCGGCGGCGATGGGGCAGCCGCGGCATGCGGTGCGGGCGCGCTCGATGCGGTCCCGGTCTTCCTTGCTGCTGGTCTGGCCGTGCTCGTGGACGAACAGAGCGGGGTTCGTGCGGCAGGCCAGGACCGTGTTGGTGTGGGGGAAGGGGATCCGGGGGTCGGCCTCGGGGGCGGGGGTGGTCGCAGTGCGCATGGATGAAGCCCTCCTTGCGGAGTGATCGAAACGGGGGAGAGTGCAGGGGGACGTCGTGCCGTCAGGCGTGGTCGTCGGAGGCGTTGCCGCGCTTGGGCTGGTCGTCGGAGGCGAACCGGCCCTGCCGGGCTTTCACCGGATTCGTGGTGATCCAGTCCTCAGCGCAGGTCTTGTGAACGGGCTCGCTGAGGTGGGAGCGCATCGGCGTCGGCTTCTTACACAGCACGCAGGGCAGGTCCTGCCAGCGGTCGAAGTGGCGGCCGTCCCGCCAGTCCAGGAGATCGCCGGGAGCCGGGACCAGACCCGGCTCGAACGGCTCCGGCTTACGGGCCCGGGCAGTCATGCGACGGGCAGGTGGGTGCCGGGACGGCCTGGGCGGCGGCCGTGGACCGCGGGCGTGTAGGCATCCTGCCGGGTCGCCACATAGCCGGGCGGCTGCTGGCCGGTCTTGACCCGGTACATCGCCACGTCCGCACCCCGCAGAAGCCGCGAGGCACCGGCCCCGTCCGGCAGATCGGATGCGCAGGCGATACCGATCGACACCGCCGGACGCAGAATCCGCCCCTCAAGGTCGCGCAGCGGCTGCCCGTCGTGATGGACGGGCTGCGCCAGCAGCTCGCGCAGCGCGAGGACCTCACGGACCGCTGCGGCGCGCGGCAGCAGCAGAGCGACGCCGAACTCGTCACCACCCAGGCGCGCGGCGAGCCCGCTCCGGGCGGCGGCCCAGGCGCTCAGGCGACGGCCGGTCGTGGCGATCAGGGCGTCACCGGCGGCATGCCCAAGGGTGTCGTTGACGGTTTTCAGGCCGTCGGCGTCGGCGACCAGGACGTGCAGGAGCTCGCGGCGGGCTCGGGCGAGCCGGTCGATGCGGTCCATGAGGATGTCGCGGCCGGGCAGGCCGGTGAGCGGGTCCCGGCGGGCGGTGTGCAGCTGGCGGCGTACGCGGACGTCGTCCGCGAGGACCGCCAGGGCCAGCGGCACGGCGGCCGCGGTGATGACGAGTGTGCGGGACGGCAGCCGTAAGGCGCCGGATCCGGGCATGATGGTCTCCGTTCTCGCCCCTTTGCGGGCGGGCATGGGAGAGGCGCACCCCGGGCTGTCCAGGCGGTGGGGTGCGCCTCTTGTCTTTGATCATTGATTCCTGGTCCGACCAGGCGGTCGGGCATGCTGGATGGTGCGTCCGTCTCGTGACGGGGACGGGAGCATCCCCGGGACGGCCGGCCTGCCTCTTAGCCGATGCTGCGGCCGCCCCGGGGCCCTCAGACAGGCATCGCCTCGCGGGACTCCTGCAGGGCGTGGTCGTCGTCCTGGTCGTCGTCGCTATTCGGGCCGTGGACGGTGCAGACGATGTCCTCGTCACCGTCCAGGTCGCCGTTCAGCGCCCGGAACAGGCAGGTGACGCTGTAGGCGGGCGCCCACGCGTAGCCGGTGCATTCGTCGTCGTGCGGGCACGGCAGCATCACGTCGAACCCGATGTCCCCCTCACCGTCCACGTCGGTGCGCAGCGCGAGGGTGAGGTACATCTGACCGAGGCGGATCTGCGCGACGCGGTCACCGCCGGCGGCGTTCGAGCCGGGCTTCCACCGCCACAGCGGCACGATCTCCGGTCCGAAAATGCGGCGTACCAGCAGCAGATCGCCCAGGCCGTCGCCGTCGCCCTGCCCGAGGTCGGCGGCCCGGACGCCGCTCAGCCGTTCCAGGAACGGCAGCAGCCGGTAGAGGCTGTCCGCGAAGACCACCGCGTGGAAGCCTTCCGCCCGCAGCGCTGGATGGGCGTGGACCATCGCCTTGTGCTGCTGGTGGACCGTGTCGTCCGGCACGGTCCGGTTGGCCGGGCGCGGGCCCTGGCGCTCCACACACACGGAGGCCGGGGTCGCTACGACCACGGCGGTGGCTGGCATGCCATGCCGTTTGGCTGCGGCGACCAGCGGCGCCCGGGCCTCGCGGCTGACGTTCGTCGCGTCGATGACCGTGAACAGCCGCCGGGCCATCCGGCGTTCCAGGAGCAGGTGCAGGGCATCGACCGCGTCGGCGGTCGCCTCCTGGTCGCTGGCGTCGTCGCTGACCGCTTCACGCAGTGCGTCGAGGGACAGGACCTGCGAGGCGGGCCAGGTCGCGGCGAGCGTCGACTTTCCGGCGCCGGCCGGACCGATGAGCACCACCAGGCCGTCCGGTAATTCGGGAGAGAGCAGCGAGGTCATGCGTGCTTCCTTTCGCGTCGTGCGAGGGACATGGAAAGAGGCGCACCCCCGGGACTGTCCCGGCTATGTGGGTGCGCCTCGTGCTGTACGGGCTGTGAGCAGGTGTTCTGCCCCTACTCGGGTAGTCCGCGGTGGCCACCCAGCGGAGGCAGGGACTGCACGCTTCGCCAGCCCGGCGTGCGGTCGTCGTGCAGGGACAGGCCGTGAGTGGGCCGGAGCTCCGCGAGCAGTTCCATGAGGACGTCTTCCGTGTCGAGGACGATGTCGGTGTAGCCGTGCCCGCAGGTGCACGGCACGATCAGCGTCAGCACGTCGCGGGCGCCGTCGTCCTCGCTGATGCGCAGGGTGTGGTGCAGCCACAGGCCGCCGTCCAGCCAGGCCACCGCGCTCGGCTCGAACGGGCCAGCGCCGGTGCCGGTGCCTGGCAGGGCCGGGTGGCCCTGCCAGTCCAACGCGTCGACCACCGTGGCGAGGGTGTCCGGGTAGGCCGTGTAGACGTGGTGCGCGGCAGTGGTGACGGCGTCCTCGCGCTGCTCGTCGGCGTCGGGTGCGTCGAAGGCCTGCGCCATGTCGAGCAGGTGCGCCAGCGGGGAGTCCGCCGCGTAAGCGCGTGCGGGCGAAGTCAGGGTGTCGGGCATGTGGAGCTCCCTCCCAGAAGAGGTGTGCCGGGCCGGGCTGTCCGGTCCTGCGCCCCGTCCCGCACCAGCCGCCCTGATGGGGTGGGGTGCGGGGCGGGACGCGGAACCGTCAGGCCAGGGCGCCGAGCGCGGCCAGGAGCAGCAGGGCCAGGGCGGTCAGGATCAGGTCCACCGCACGCCGGAGACGGCGGTACTTGCCGAGCGCGATCTGGGACAGGACCCGGATCCGGGCGGCCCGGGTGTCGCCGTGCATGCACGCGCGGATCTCGGCTTCCGTCAGGCGTGCCCAGTACGGGAACGAGGCCCGGTCACTGCCGCCTAAGCGGGGGCGGACGACCAGGAGCAGCAGCACGGAAGCGGCGGCCAGGGCGAGGGCGCCGGCTGCGCCGAAGGCCTGCGTGACGGCGGGCAGTTGGCGGTCGGCGAGCGAGGCAAGCCCGGCGAGGGCCGCGCCGGTGAAGGCGAGCAGCAGGCTGGACTTGCCGTCGGTGCGGGCGAAAGCGCACAGGTTCGCAGATTCTCACGCTTGAGAGCAGCGGAACCTGCACGCGGTCAGCTTCTAGGGGCCGACAACGCGCGGGTTCGAGAGCTGCGAATGTGTCGCCGCGTCAAGCAGACCGCGTGGCCAGCTACGGCTCGCGGGGCGGGCGTGGAGTCAGGTCCGCCGCCTGCGTTCCCATGAAGTGGCCGAGCGCCCGGTATGCGTCGAACTGGGTGTGGTCGAACCACTGGTCCATCGTGGAAATGCGCGGGAACGCCTCTTCCTCCACGGCGTAGCTCAGCAGCTCGTAGGGCATGTCTGAGGTGAGGTTGGCCTTGGCGAAGATGATTGTGCCCTTGTCGTCGGGCGGCTTCCCCTCGGAGAACGGAAGCCGTTCGGGGTAGGTGATCGTCCCGCGTACCGCGCACCGCTTGGAGAACCTGGCGTTGAGTGCCTTCATGGGCTCCTCGGGTCCCCGGGGTGTGCCGCTGCCCGGCACCAGGTCCAGCGGGTCGAGGTCGTCCGGGCCGTCGAACGTGATCCGTACGCCGAGCTCCTCGTAGGCCAGGGTGACGGCCTGGGCCAGTGTGGTGGCCAGTGGCGGGTCGTCCCCGCTGGCGTCGATCACGAAGACCGTCCGGCAGCGTAGCCGGAGTAGCTCCACCAGCCCC comes from Streptomyces aurantiacus and encodes:
- a CDS encoding WhiB family transcriptional regulator, with protein sequence MRTATTPAPEADPRIPFPHTNTVLACRTNPALFVHEHGQTSSKEDRDRIERARTACRGCPIAAGCLKWALANPKLTPTGIWAATTSWDRAGLRRRLQIRHGLDWVGVVAAADRDRARRNQARPPAPDPVPAASPMWTSHYQPWREPLTPGQQQRNRELLHLQA
- a CDS encoding ATP-binding protein; translated protein: MTSLLSPELPDGLVVLIGPAGAGKSTLAATWPASQVLSLDALREAVSDDASDQEATADAVDALHLLLERRMARRLFTVIDATNVSREARAPLVAAAKRHGMPATAVVVATPASVCVERQGPRPANRTVPDDTVHQQHKAMVHAHPALRAEGFHAVVFADSLYRLLPFLERLSGVRAADLGQGDGDGLGDLLLVRRIFGPEIVPLWRWKPGSNAAGGDRVAQIRLGQMYLTLALRTDVDGEGDIGFDVMLPCPHDDECTGYAWAPAYSVTCLFRALNGDLDGDEDIVCTVHGPNSDDDQDDDHALQESREAMPV
- a CDS encoding GGDEF domain-containing protein, which gives rise to MPGSGALRLPSRTLVITAAAVPLALAVLADDVRVRRQLHTARRDPLTGLPGRDILMDRIDRLARARRELLHVLVADADGLKTVNDTLGHAAGDALIATTGRRLSAWAAARSGLAARLGGDEFGVALLLPRAAAVREVLALRELLAQPVHHDGQPLRDLEGRILRPAVSIGIACASDLPDGAGASRLLRGADVAMYRVKTGQQPPGYVATRQDAYTPAVHGRRPGRPGTHLPVA
- a CDS encoding Pycsar system effector family protein codes for the protein MCAFARTDGKSSLLLAFTGAALAGLASLADRQLPAVTQAFGAAGALALAAASVLLLLVVRPRLGGSDRASFPYWARLTEAEIRACMHGDTRAARIRVLSQIALGKYRRLRRAVDLILTALALLLLAALGALA